From the Trifolium pratense cultivar HEN17-A07 linkage group LG4, ARS_RC_1.1, whole genome shotgun sequence genome, the window AACATATTACGATTAattcattattataaaattgGTTTGTAAGGGTAGATCGGctctattttataaaagaatattcaggtcatctctaATGTCATTTTAGAATTGAAAGTTGACTTAATTTGACTCTATAAATTTGgcttgtaaaataaaaattatttgtactttATAAACTTATATTCAGATCATCTCGTATCTGATGTGAGACGTCTTAacaaaaattttagttttaagtTAATGCAATTTAAtagataaaatatgataatatatttttttaggcgAATCACAATTTTAGTCATTGAAATTATAACTCACCGTTACTTGATGTCTGTTTGGTTGAGTGGAAAGAAAATTATGAAAACCGATGAATGAACTTGAACAAACTTTTGTCTaagttcattcattgatttccgTAGTTTTCCTTCCTCCCAATTTCTTTCCACTGAATCAAACGGACCAAAGTGTATCAATAttgcaaatatatttataaatttcttttttattaatcattttaatatttaaatatgattttaagtGGTTAATTTAAccctcaaatttatttttctttattaatctATAAAATTACTTTAGGTGTTGTAGTTTTAATACAACAACCAAAATGACTATTTGCCTTTGCCGGTATATCTTCATAGTTATATTCCTGTTAGTTGTTATTTTCTTGCTGATATCTATACTCTTCACGAAGGGGATAACTCCACCTTTCACTGTTGATACCCACTTTTTGGTGGTTCGCGTTTCTGCCCCTTGCTGAACCGAATTGCTGCCTGCTCTTGCTCGCGTGTCACCGAGTAATTCGCTCTTAACCTCAGAAGTCTGGACCGATACTTTGCTTTCCAGATTGTCAGTATGCAAAATTCCCTTCATTCCTGGTTGCTTTTCAGATCTGTAAATTAAAATGTTGATTGTTAGCGTTAAGCTTTACATAAGCTCATGTCTGTGGTATATAACGACCTCAAAAGCTATTGAAAAAACGAAATCtgggtttattttgttttgctttaGGTTGTTTGCTATTTGGCGCAATGGTTGATGCTTATAGCAATTTAAGTGATGTTCGTGTTGGAAATTTTCCATGGTGTTTGAAGGTTCGTGTGATTCGTCTTTGGGTGGTCAAATCCAATTTAATTTCTGGGCAAGAAAATTCAATTGAACTTGTGCTTCTTGATGAAAaggttaaatattttatttgatttatttttgttcattttatatattgtatttATGTTTTCCTTATTACACAAAATTGTTTCACAGGGATGCAAGATACATGCTACTGTCCGGAGACACTTGATTCCTTTGTTTAAAGCTGTTATTATTGAAGGTGAAGTTTATACTTTATCTGCGTTTTCTGTTGTTGATGCTTATGGATTATGCAGGCCAACTAGGCATCCTTGTCGGTTGTTTTTtcattctactactattttGGAGAAAATGGTGTGTCGAGCAATCAAAATGAATGGATTGTCGTTGGTGGACATTGGccaaattaattctcattcatGTGATAGTAATTATTTAGTTGGTaagttttatatgttttttgaaTTTCGTTATTTATTTTCTACATTGATTTTCTATTAAATTTTGGTTGTTAACCTATAGATTTTATGGGGGTAATGACTGGTATATCTTCCCAGAATGAGTTTCTTAAAGATGGTCAACGTGTCAAAATGATTGTTGTTGAGATATCTGATCACAGGTTATTGTTGTtttatattattctttttaatcGTAATCCATACTTTGTTTGTTGATTATTGCTTTGTggttacttttttattttttgatgatttATGTTTGCAATTTGAAGAGGTTTCTGTCATGTTGTTCTGTTTGGCGAAATTGTTGATTacttggttcagatgatgaccACTCTCGACGGAGGTCTACCGGTGGTTGTTATTCAATTTGCCAAGATCAGATTTTTTCgtggtaatttttttaatttgaaaatgtaTATTGATGTTTTCCCAGTATTGGaaatcaactaacgatttgtaatgttttttgtatttttgtatagGTCGTGTTCTTTTACAGAATATTCAAAATCTAACTAGGATGTTGTTTAATCCTCCAGTTGATGAATCTGTACTTTTAGGAAGAAGGTATATTGGATATCTCTATAAGCATTCTCCTTCCATTATTCGTTTCACTTAGTTAATTAGAAATTGAGTTTCCTGTTTATTTGATATATTCCACATTTTTTATTGATAGGTTATCTAAAATGCGAGGTGGACCTGCAATGACTGTTCCGTTAATTGGTCCTCCCGTTAAACCTTCGGTCGTGGATGATTTTCTTCGTCTATATCCAAAGAAAACTATTGCTGAGTTGAAATCTACTCCTGATGATGGGCCATTTATTGTATCTGGTGTTGTGGATGGTTTGGTAATTGGAGAAGATTGGTGGTACCCTTCGTGTCGTTGTTCAAAACGTTTAATAATTAATGCTGGATTTTATTACTGTAGAGGTTGTTCAAAGCATGTGTTTGAATTTGTCCCTAGGTAgccttttattgtttttttgtaaagttTTTTTGATCTATGTGGTtattgttgtttattgtaattttatattttcctCTACAAAAAATAATGGATTTTCGTGCATATAGGTTTCGCGTCAAAATACATGTTACCGATGGCATTGATGATGCCATGTTTGTTCTTTCTGATGATGATGTCCGTTACCTGACCCGTACCAAGTGTAGCATTCAGCTTTCATCATCCAAGGTTGTTACTTTATTCTCTATTATTCATCTCATTGTTGTTGTTCTATTCCcatatttttttgatttgtgtttttttcaaTGGTTTTAATTTAGCAGGTTTTGGAAGGAATTAATCCACCTAGTGCTTTGATGAAAATTGAAGgtttaaaattgttgtttaagatTGTCATGGTGTCTTCTTTGAATCCTATATACAAAGGTGCTTTCAAAGTTTCTAGGGTTTGTCTTGATCCAGATATTTTCAATGCTTTTTCTCTTAAGGGAACACGCCATACTCCTGCAAAGGTTGTCTATTGTTGATGTGTGATTTCATTTAGATAGTGTTtgcttttttttatagtttctgATGTATGGTTTTTAATTTAGCAGGTTTATAGGCCAGTTATGAGCGAGGTTGTCTATCCCTCGGGTTTGAATGAAGAGATCAATCAACATGGGGaatatttatcaaagaaaagaTTGGCTGGTTCATTTGATAATACACTTGGGGAGGAAATTGCAGATCATCACAAGCGATCTAGAGATTGTTGAGGAAATTGCAGATCATCACAAGCGATCTAGAGATTGTTAAATGTTGTTtgtaactttatttttatttgatgtaattttaATGATGCTGAGATGTAGGGTCTAATGTGTTAAGTACTaaataattatgattttgtAATGTGTCTGACAGATGACGTATTTGTTTGCTATTATAAATCATGTGTTATAATTGGTATTTGTTGCCAGATTTgtgtaaatttatatatatatatatatttcattattAATAAGTGGTATTAGTTGGTGATTGAATCAATTTGACTGCTTGTGTTTTggttttggatttgttttattcttAGTTACTATGGGGATAATTATCTTGCctatttttttgccaatttGGTCATCATTGCCGTTGTTATTGTtgcatttttatatataatttatagcCATTTTTTGAAGGTTATGAATGATAATCAATGGCCTGAATATTTAGTACTTCAATGGCCATTGaaattttgttcagtttatattaataaattaaatcaattgatgGTGGATtatgttaaaattaattattacttttGTTTACTCGGATACATgattaattttgtaattttcttaatttaaaaatagatttaaattgattttaatatcaTATATCCCTCTTATGTTTACAAATTGAAATGATATTTTCAATGGTAATTAACCATACCACATAATTGATTATCTTATACTTCATTTTAAGtttgatttaaaattataaacaattaCCTTTTTTAAGTACGTTTTATGGTTTATTGTTAATAATTCCACACAAAATTGTGCctaaatacaaaaattatatggTTCATGCTTTAAGTGGGCCTCCGGTAGGGATTTTAACACCAAATGGCCCAAGttctacttttatttttcaatggAAAGCATATCTTTACCTTTCCATTCATAAACGTTACTACCAATCGTTGCTTTTGCATCTTCTTCTCTTGAGACTTCAAAAAAATTCCTCTAACGACATGGGTTGAATATTGAGGTATCcccctaattattttgttttctcccctaatgattatttttatttgttttatcaaAAAGATGTAGCCCTCAgatttgtttaattttgttgatgatttaGGGTTTACAGTTGGGTCTCAATCTTTCttaaatttcttattttatttttttaaaaggttttgactatataaaatgtgatgaatTATTTCTTGATTTCTATTTTACTTGATTTCTATATATTGAACTGATTGTCAAAATTTCAGTTTGTCTGTTATATTTGTGTAAATTAACCTTTATACAATGTCAATTGCTATCTAATTATGTTTTCCCATATTCTATTTATTCAGCATTGACATTCAGTTCATTTTAAACTTTTTACCAACCCTGTCCAGTTTTTATTACTTGATTATTTAATAAAGTCTATGACAAAACATATTGGATGATTTAAAATACTATTTTGTTATCAATATTTATATACTATATTGTATGTCTGCAGAaagattatatttatatttatcttttgttacttcatttattttattatatttgaaattcataatttatttttcatttatatgtttgtcatcattGTCAGCATTTGCATAAGGAATGTATTTTGTCAGATCTGAACGGTTTGTCATATCACTCAGTCTGGCAGATATCTGGCTcagataattttcatttttggcagttcatttttatttgattcatatatttattactTCCATCATCTATGTATTTGAACCATTTGGGTATAAATATGTCTTTGTCTTTGCTTTTGTATACTTgtgatatcatattttataaagtATTTGTTTGAGTTACTCCTTAATCAGATGGATCCATCTTTTGATATGTTGTGTGATGTTGTTCCTGGAAGAGAATCATGGAGGGTTAAGGTTCGGGTTATTCGTGTTTGGGAAGTTCCTAATTTCTTGAATCATGACCAGACTAATTCTATTGAAATGGTCTTGATTGATGAAAAGGTATATATCTTTATTTTcctttaattcattttttcctATATATGTAACATaaactttcttaattttatttttgtagggAGGAAAGATTCATGCGACTATTAGGAAACAACTGCTGTATCTTTTTAAGCTTAAGATTATGGAGGGTCAGACTTATAAACTTTCATACTTGGCTGTTGCACCCAGCAGTGGTAGCTATCGTACCACTCTGCATCCATACAAGTTTTTTTTCCAGATGAAAACCAAAGTCCAAATCTGTGAGGGTGATTCCATACCAAAGTTTGGGTTGTCTTTTAGCAATATCTCCGATGTTTTATCCCATACGGTTGATTATGATTACTTGGTTGGTATGTATGTCTATATTTTcatttagttattattattactgtTTTCCTTAAATTGAgttattttgtcttttatttttcattagcagattttttttatttcttcatttttatgtCAATTTTGTTATCTGGTGGTTGTTGTATATTTAGATGTGCTGGGTATAATGACTGGTATATCTGTTGAGAGAGAATACATTAAAGATGGAAGGGTTACAAAAATGATAGTCATGGAATTGACTGATAAGAGGTAATTCAATGttttcatttattaatttttattcaaattattgAATTGGATTTGGCAGTCTAtctatatgtttttttatattaaactttTTGTTATTTTGCAGTGGAAAATGTGAAGTTGCATTGTTTGGAGATTATGTTGATATTCTTCAGAAGAAAATGGAGAATACTTCCGAAGGATTGCCGGTTGTAGCTGTCCAGTTTGCGAAGCTGAAGATTTTTAGAGGTACATTGTTGCCAAtcaatattttgttatttttattaaattaaattttaatggcAAAGACTTGGGTCAAATTGGTAttatttaactttgtttttatcTATTATGTTTATTTCTTCTCAGATAAAGTTTCTCTACAAAATGTCATGAATACTACTCAGATTTTCATTAATCCTGATATTCCAGAGGCTGTCGAATTAAAAATTGGGTATTACATTTTATgtcttatatatattttttgttatttatttcatatttgCAAACTACTGGGATCATttactatatttatatttgttataagGGATATTTCTTCTGGGCTTGACCAAACCGGGGTTGTTCCTGTACTTGGTCCTCGTGCCAAACCTACTTTTGAAGAAGATTTTATCCGTGATAATCCAAAAAGCACTATCTCAAGTCTGTTGGGTTCATCTGAAGATGGTATATATGTTGTGCTGGGTATAATCAGTGATTTGGTTGAAGGGCAGGACTGGTGGTATCCTGCCTGTCGTTGTCATAGAATTGTCAGTGCTGATTCTGGTGCCTATTATTGTAAAGGGTGTGTAAAGCATGTCTTTCATATGGTGCCTAGGTTTGTAATACTGTTATTTATTTCACattgtttattatatatttaaaatatatatattcatatatttattattgaatttattaatttgaatcATTTTTGCAGGTTTAAAGTCAAGTTTCGTGTTCGCGATGCTACTGGTGATgctatttttgttgttttcgaTTCGGATATGTTCAACCTTATTGGAAAACAGTGTAGTGATCTGGTTTCTGCTGGAAAGGTATTTTTATATTAGTACCAGTTTTATTGTACAATGAGGCTAATTTTATTGTTTCGGTGATTTGACGtagatttttacttttataatcAGGCTGAAAATGCTGGTTTCTATCCAAGTGAACTGAAGGATTTGGTTGGTACTAAACTGCTTTTCAAGGTTGAGAAATCTTCCTCAACCCATGTTTTATTTGATGGTTCATTTAGGGTCAAGCGAATTTGCAATGATGCATCCGTTATGCAAATTTTCAATCCTTCTCTGCTGCAAGTTTCTACCAAAGAGGTTGTTATAGATTATTAATTTCTTATTCTTTATTgaaataattcaaattatcTAAGATTTCAATATGTATTTGTAGATTGATAATAAATCTCCTGAATCTGGTGGGTTAGTTGATGATGTTGACGATGAGGTTGTTGAAGAAGAGATTGTTGAAGAAACTCAGTTAGATGGATTTGTCTCTGATCTTTTGGTTACTCCTGAAACTGCTTTGGCTCCTCCTACTAAAGTGTTTGCTGGTGGTAGTTCTAAGAGGAATTTGTCCAAGGCTTTTGAAGAATCTGATGTTCTATATCCTAAAGTTACATTGAAATCTGTTAAGATTGAAAAAGAGTAGATCCAGGTCTACTAAGATGTCCTGTTTGTActgttgttgtttgtttgttttacctATGTAAATAATCACAGGACTTTATGTACTATCTGaagtatatgtttttatttcagTTGTGTATTTCGATCACTTTCTTGGTGGTTTTGTACAAGGTTACCTGAAATATAATGGTTGCTTGCaattattatttctatttcaGAATCAATATATTAAGCTATATGTTTcaataattataagtttttatgaaatattaaatattttatatttaacgatataatattttaaaaatttaataaacaaatattaaaatttttgtttgcaatattttatctttattttgtgtttctaaatttaacatttttaataataatatattataaaatctaCCACTTTATTAGAAAATCTACCTCTTGAttagaagtatatattatttaaatcatTTATGACAGTTTTTACACAAATCTAAAacaatttgatatattttttaaattcataaaattaaaattgttgttttatattttagtaggactcataacatatcaaataaatttatatttgtgtaaaatttatgttaataatttaaatgaCATAAACTTTAAATCCGTTGTAAATAATATTTTggaaattgtatattttttaaaatattattacacgGTGTAAAAATATCGGTGTGAAGGATGAAAAGTTCAAACCCGATCATAGAGTTTTCTTtaacaatgttaatttttttttgtaatttaatcCAAATACATGTATAATTATTGATgttattaatttcatattttgaagaataaaaattctacaggatttttttttttagttaccaGTACATTGAATACTGATATTCATgccttatttttaaaaaataaaataataagagttcagttttttagaaaaaaaaatataatagtgcacttttgaagaataataataacaataatggGGACATGACATAAGGGCGAATAAATAATAGTGTATATGAACATATCAgttaatgtaccaaaaaaaaaatattgtatcgGTTAAATATAGGATAATGGTTTTGTGTTTTTGAGGATTCGAATAGGGAGAGCTGCCGAAAAGTTGATTTTCcacaaaaaaaagttgtatatattaattttataaaaacctcattattgatgtattttacacataaaaattaggaaacttatttttattaattaattaacaaaatttgttTGCCCCGACTCCTATATTTTTGGAGAAGAATATCAAAAACATGTTTGACCAAACGATACCTTATAGTCTTTTCTATTTATGTATATTGATTTATCTAGATTATCCATATAGTTGTATAACAATAGAAGTTGaataaatattgttaaataCTTTTATACTTCAttttataaaagatttatttttattttggtttcattGACAATTTTTAATAGATTCCTCATAGACCtatttattttgaataattgTCATGTAGATTCCTTATTATAACTCtatatagtattattatttttttttacctgtaTTTTTTTATGCTTGAAAAGAGGTAATGATTTGCCACTTTAatgaatattaaattatttggcCAGTTTCCCCCCATACATTTCTCTTTTGAATATTATtcttctaataaaatattattatatatattttccctTTTCCTCATGTCCTTAATTATCAGAGATCTTATGTTATTTAAGGAAGGTTGGATCATTTCTTCCTTCATATCTTTTcctttgtcattaaaaaaaaaaaaaacattatggtTTATCGCGATGTTTTTCCTACTCAATCTAACTTGCTGTCTAAGGTTGAAAGTTTTATTGGAGTTcatgaaattcaaaatttctCCAAATTCGCTGATTCGAAGCTAGACGGTATTGCTGTTGTCTGTGCATGTTTTTTTGGTGTTGTTGAGGGTATTGATATGTGGTACAAAGACGATAATTCACAGAGGTTTCTTATACTGCTAAAGAgtttaatttgtttgattttattctTAGATTACCATTTTTAGGTAACTTATTCTTTAATGTATATTTGTAGGTTCCGTCTAATTCTTACCGTGGGTGATTTGACTGGTGAAGCATCTTTCAAGTTAACTGACCAAATTGTTAAGCAATTAGCTCCTGATACTTTTGGTGCTTTGTCTTCAATGGTAATTTTGTTTATAGGTATTTATTCTTATTCTAATTGAGGATTGAATAAAGTTATTTGTGTTTGTATTGATGTAGCCAGAAGGAGCTTCTCTGTATCCCCATGAACTTGATTCGTTCTTTGGTGATCCTTTCTTATTCAAAGTGAAAAAATATGGGGTTTCTCAAAAAGTTTCCACTGAATGTTATGATGTTTTGGATGTTTGTGCTGATTCACAACTTGTGAATTTTTTCATTGAAAATTATCTCTCAGTTTGTTGTGATGAGGTA encodes:
- the LOC123921991 gene encoding uncharacterized protein LOC123921991, producing MVDAYSNLSDVRVGNFPWCLKVRVIRLWVVKSNLISGQENSIELVLLDEKGCKIHATVRRHLIPLFKAVIIEGEVYTLSAFSVVDAYGLCRPTRHPCRLFFHSTTILEKMVCRAIKMNGLSLVDIGQINSHSCDSNYLVDFMGVMTGISSQNEFLKDGQRVKMIVVEISDHRGFCHVVLFGEIVDYLVQMMTTLDGGLPVVVIQFAKIRFFRGRVLLQNIQNLTRMLFNPPVDESVLLGRRLSKMRGGPAMTVPLIGPPVKPSVVDDFLRLYPKKTIAELKSTPDDGPFIVSGVVDGLVIGEDWWYPSCRCSKRLIINAGFYYCRGCSKHVFEFVPRFRVKIHVTDGIDDAMFVLSDDDVRYLTRTKCSIQLSSSKVLEGINPPSALMKIEGLKLLFKIVMVSSLNPIYKGAFKVSRVCLDPDIFNAFSLKGTRHTPAKVYRPVMSEVVYPSGLNEEINQHGEYLSKKRLAGSFDNTLGEEIADHHKRSRDC
- the LOC123921547 gene encoding replication protein A 70 kDa DNA-binding subunit B-like, yielding MDPSFDMLCDVVPGRESWRVKVRVIRVWEVPNFLNHDQTNSIEMVLIDEKGGKIHATIRKQLLYLFKLKIMEGQTYKLSYLAVAPSSGSYRTTLHPYKFFFQMKTKVQICEGDSIPKFGLSFSNISDVLSHTVDYDYLVDVLGIMTGISVEREYIKDGRVTKMIVMELTDKSGKCEVALFGDYVDILQKKMENTSEGLPVVAVQFAKLKIFRDKVSLQNVMNTTQIFINPDIPEAVELKIGDISSGLDQTGVVPVLGPRAKPTFEEDFIRDNPKSTISSLLGSSEDGIYVVLGIISDLVEGQDWWYPACRCHRIVSADSGAYYCKGCVKHVFHMVPRFKVKFRVRDATGDAIFVVFDSDMFNLIGKQCSDLVSAGKAENAGFYPSELKDLVGTKLLFKVEKSSSTHVLFDGSFRVKRICNDASVMQIFNPSLLQVSTKEVVIDY